The proteins below come from a single Vibrio diazotrophicus genomic window:
- the dgcN gene encoding N-acetyltransferase DgcN, with protein sequence MNTIELKTPYLVFLGDANDLLMAKVAKGVAHWRPEKCLAQYRLAGAKADLGLPEMNPREAAACGAKTFILGLAPVGGTLPEEWLDLLIEAMEAGLDIASGLHMRLNDIPRLVEAAERTGQKLLDVRVPQGPMVCGTGLPRSGKRLLSVGTDCCVGKMFTTLAIHREMEKRGIPATFRATGQTGILIEGNGVPVDAVVSDFISGMVETLAPDNAPEHWDIIEGQGSLLHPAYAGVSLGLLHGAQADVIIVCHEAGRVQMDEMPGFTVPELQTVIDINLTMGRVTNPNIRLGGIALNTVNLSQEQALAEIARVEKQFGVPVVDPVRTGIASIVDQLEEVCYA encoded by the coding sequence ATGAATACAATTGAACTAAAAACACCTTATTTAGTATTTCTTGGTGACGCTAATGATCTTCTCATGGCGAAAGTCGCGAAAGGCGTCGCACACTGGCGTCCTGAAAAGTGCCTTGCTCAATATCGCCTAGCTGGTGCAAAAGCCGATTTGGGCTTACCTGAAATGAATCCTCGCGAAGCGGCGGCTTGCGGCGCAAAAACCTTTATTCTTGGCTTAGCACCTGTGGGTGGAACACTGCCTGAAGAATGGCTGGATCTGCTGATTGAAGCAATGGAAGCTGGACTAGATATCGCAAGCGGTTTGCACATGAGACTGAACGATATTCCACGTTTAGTTGAAGCGGCAGAACGTACAGGCCAAAAGCTGCTTGATGTGCGAGTTCCTCAAGGCCCAATGGTGTGTGGTACTGGCCTTCCTCGTTCGGGCAAAAGATTACTCAGCGTAGGTACGGACTGCTGCGTAGGCAAAATGTTTACTACGCTCGCTATCCATCGTGAAATGGAAAAACGCGGCATTCCAGCAACTTTCCGTGCAACAGGTCAAACAGGAATTCTGATTGAAGGAAATGGTGTACCCGTTGATGCGGTTGTGTCTGATTTTATCTCTGGCATGGTAGAGACACTAGCGCCAGACAACGCGCCAGAACATTGGGACATCATCGAAGGTCAAGGTTCGCTGCTACACCCTGCTTATGCTGGCGTAAGTTTGGGGCTGCTTCATGGCGCTCAGGCTGATGTCATCATCGTGTGTCACGAAGCTGGCCGTGTTCAAATGGACGAAATGCCTGGCTTTACTGTTCCAGAGCTGCAAACCGTTATCGACATCAACCTCACTATGGGTCGCGTCACCAATCCAAATATCCGTTTAGGCGGCATTGCTCTTAACACTGTAAATCTCAGCCAAGAACAAGCGCTGGCAGAGATTGCACGAGTAGAGAAACAGTTTGGTGTGCCTGTTGTCGACCCAGTTCGCACAGGTATCGCATCAATTGTCGATCAGCTTGAAGAGGTTTGTTATGCGTAA
- a CDS encoding ABC transporter permease: protein MLDFIEKVSPMLLSGAWMTIKITVVSVVIAAILALPMSILRIQKSAVCRVPVQVFISFFRGTPLIAQLFLVYYGSGQFRPFLMEMGLWQFFRDPMNCALLTFTLNSLAYQTEIMRGAIQSVDAGEIEAAKSMGMNNNLLYRHIVLPLAYRIAFPALGNECILMLKGGAVASVITVMDLMGQTRRAFSQTFDISTYFLAAVMYLVITISFVIAWRYAERYLYRHQIQRSPNKPVLQTATN from the coding sequence ATGCTAGACTTTATTGAAAAAGTCTCCCCTATGCTCCTTAGTGGCGCATGGATGACCATTAAGATTACCGTTGTGTCTGTGGTTATCGCTGCAATCCTTGCCTTACCTATGTCTATTTTGCGAATTCAAAAGTCCGCTGTTTGCCGCGTTCCTGTGCAGGTGTTTATTTCCTTCTTTCGCGGCACGCCACTGATTGCTCAGCTGTTTTTGGTTTACTACGGGTCTGGTCAGTTCCGACCATTTCTAATGGAAATGGGATTGTGGCAATTCTTTAGAGACCCGATGAACTGTGCGTTACTCACATTCACTCTGAACTCTCTGGCGTATCAAACTGAAATTATGCGCGGTGCCATTCAATCGGTAGATGCGGGTGAAATTGAAGCAGCCAAATCGATGGGAATGAACAACAACCTGCTTTATCGACACATAGTGTTACCCCTCGCCTACCGAATTGCGTTTCCGGCATTAGGCAATGAATGCATTTTGATGCTCAAAGGTGGCGCTGTCGCGAGTGTCATTACGGTAATGGACTTAATGGGTCAGACGCGTCGAGCATTTTCCCAGACATTCGATATATCAACCTATTTTCTCGCGGCTGTGATGTATCTGGTGATCACCATCAGCTTTGTCATCGCTTGGCGCTACGCTGAACGTTATCTGTATCGACATCAGATCCAACGATCACCGAATAAACCCGTACTTCAAACAGCAACAAATTAA
- a CDS encoding ABC transporter permease: protein MEYLMYLSFGDQGWGDELLKGLAITLGLALCALPVGMVIGTCVAALSVSIRPAHRWFATIYTTVLRGLPELLTLFIIYHGVGLLINKTLKWIDSSNGFFELNPFGAGVIALGLVFSSYAAEVLRGAWKAMDKGQREAGYSLSMSPWQIFWHIERPQLLRLALPGLGNLWINLLKDTALVSVIALNDLMRAANIAVGATKKPFLFYLTICLVYWAICACCERLLSTMETHSKRGIRVSR, encoded by the coding sequence ATGGAATATCTGATGTATCTCAGTTTTGGTGACCAAGGTTGGGGAGATGAATTACTGAAAGGCTTAGCCATAACGCTGGGACTTGCACTCTGTGCTCTGCCCGTTGGTATGGTGATTGGAACTTGCGTTGCGGCTTTGTCCGTCAGCATTCGACCCGCTCATCGTTGGTTTGCAACCATCTATACCACTGTATTGAGAGGTCTTCCTGAGCTACTTACTCTGTTCATTATCTATCACGGTGTTGGGCTGCTGATTAACAAAACTCTGAAATGGATTGACTCAAGTAACGGATTTTTTGAGTTAAACCCTTTTGGTGCAGGTGTGATTGCTTTAGGACTCGTTTTCAGCAGTTATGCAGCCGAGGTATTGCGTGGCGCTTGGAAAGCCATGGACAAAGGACAGCGTGAAGCTGGCTATTCATTGTCGATGAGTCCTTGGCAGATTTTCTGGCACATTGAGCGACCACAGTTATTGCGCCTTGCTTTACCGGGCTTAGGCAACCTGTGGATTAACTTACTCAAAGACACCGCACTCGTTTCGGTGATTGCTTTGAACGACTTAATGCGAGCCGCCAACATCGCCGTTGGTGCGACCAAGAAACCGTTTCTGTTTTACCTGACTATCTGTTTGGTTTATTGGGCCATATGCGCTTGTTGCGAGCGTTTGTTATCAACCATGGAAACCCACTCTAAACGTGGTATCCGCGTAAGCCGTTGA
- a CDS encoding transporter substrate-binding domain-containing protein produces MVKAKLISTLLASGIALLASTGTAAETLKIGTEGAYPPFNYYTADGQLAGFDIEIGKALCANMKIECEFVAQDWDGIIPALLAGKYDVILASMFITDERKKQVSFSAPYQASAMTFVVDKNSGIKDVSPAAMKGMIIGAQSSTTQAEYLLAQYPDSEIRLYPTQDAVNLDLASGRIDAQAGDIMPMTDWINSEDGSCCEKAGNLITDRTYVGDGVGMALRKEDEELLKRLNQALENIIADGTYKKINDEFFSINLLTLQ; encoded by the coding sequence ATGGTAAAAGCAAAATTAATTAGCACTTTACTGGCTTCAGGTATCGCCCTGCTTGCTTCTACTGGTACGGCAGCCGAAACGTTAAAAATTGGTACAGAAGGCGCTTACCCTCCATTTAACTATTACACCGCGGACGGTCAGCTTGCGGGTTTTGATATCGAGATAGGTAAAGCGTTGTGCGCCAACATGAAGATTGAGTGTGAGTTTGTCGCACAAGATTGGGACGGCATTATTCCAGCGCTACTTGCGGGAAAATACGATGTAATTCTGGCTTCAATGTTTATTACTGATGAGCGTAAAAAACAGGTCTCTTTCAGCGCGCCATACCAAGCTTCCGCAATGACTTTCGTTGTTGATAAGAACTCCGGAATCAAAGATGTCTCTCCTGCTGCAATGAAAGGCATGATCATCGGTGCACAAAGCTCTACCACTCAGGCGGAATACCTTCTTGCTCAATACCCAGATTCTGAAATTCGCCTTTATCCAACGCAAGATGCTGTAAACCTTGATTTGGCAAGCGGCCGTATTGATGCACAAGCTGGTGACATCATGCCAATGACAGATTGGATAAACTCTGAAGACGGCTCTTGTTGTGAAAAAGCGGGCAACTTAATTACAGACCGCACTTATGTGGGCGACGGCGTGGGCATGGCGCTGCGCAAAGAAGATGAAGAGTTACTAAAACGCTTGAATCAGGCTCTGGAAAACATCATCGCAGACGGCACGTATAAGAAAATTAACGATGAGTTCTTCTCAATCAACCTTTTAACGCTTCAATAA
- a CDS encoding LysR family transcriptional regulator, translating into MLNAKDRLLRNLDWNLLYTFLTIVNEGGISAAARRLSLSQPSVSNALKRLEDHLDKRLILRKKGVFTLTLHGMRVYEYASSVGRIVGTMADQFVDQTDNIQGELTIEIASHLQCPAYDVTLAQFHGLFPNVIFNVNTFPSADIVNHVAEGVLHIGLSNKKIAKTGVRCDFLGYEQMGFYCGRAHPCFGREDLTLEDIRGLPYISFESDQPGEGLDAIAQFRDQQQFWGKLVAVSSNLEEVRRMIMAGIGFGALTVESAKPFVAQELLWPLPPYESLPVTDMYLVTPDTVSLNEIESKFIQMLKQNTQSLVRRNLS; encoded by the coding sequence ATGCTGAATGCTAAAGACCGACTACTTCGTAATCTGGATTGGAATTTGCTCTATACCTTTTTAACGATTGTGAATGAAGGGGGAATTAGTGCCGCTGCTCGCAGGTTGTCGTTAAGCCAGCCAAGTGTGAGTAACGCTCTTAAGCGATTAGAGGATCATTTGGATAAGCGCCTTATCTTGCGCAAGAAAGGCGTTTTTACCCTCACTTTGCATGGAATGCGCGTTTATGAATACGCCTCTTCCGTTGGCCGTATTGTCGGAACCATGGCCGATCAGTTTGTAGACCAGACCGATAATATTCAAGGTGAGCTAACTATCGAAATCGCAAGCCATCTTCAATGTCCGGCTTATGATGTGACGCTGGCTCAGTTCCACGGATTGTTTCCTAACGTGATTTTCAACGTTAATACGTTCCCCAGCGCAGATATTGTCAACCATGTGGCGGAAGGTGTTCTGCATATTGGCCTTAGCAACAAGAAAATAGCTAAGACAGGTGTTAGGTGTGATTTTCTCGGCTATGAGCAGATGGGCTTCTACTGTGGGCGAGCACACCCGTGTTTCGGCAGAGAAGATCTTACATTGGAAGACATTCGTGGTTTGCCTTACATCTCTTTTGAAAGTGACCAACCCGGTGAGGGCTTAGATGCGATTGCACAGTTCCGTGACCAGCAACAGTTCTGGGGTAAGCTGGTGGCGGTGTCTTCAAACCTTGAAGAAGTCAGACGCATGATTATGGCCGGAATTGGCTTCGGTGCATTAACGGTTGAAAGCGCGAAGCCGTTTGTTGCTCAGGAACTTTTATGGCCACTGCCGCCGTATGAGTCACTGCCAGTGACCGATATGTATTTGGTTACCCCAGATACAGTGAGTTTGAATGAAATTGAGTCCAAATTTATTCAGATGTTAAAGCAGAACACACAGTCGCTTGTGAGACGAAATTTAAGCTAG
- a CDS encoding diguanylate cyclase, giving the protein MRLHKSLPKLIFILISFGAIIVVTEFLTRELLFSGQTETIALTNANQKTKERENLLANFFTDSENTIKAIRMSPSFNQFQLNPKTGKQDFEQLALSIAESQQDIMKIRYIDNRGMEVVRIDRDQLGDQAKIVEANKLQNKSHRYFFYDSIEKQPDEIWFSNLDLNEDNGRVEIPYKPTLRAVMPLSYTDTFSGILIVNYFLQPLFVTFANTPLYNSILVDSDGEILLHYDNSREWSRYTGNDNIYKDIPDFKELVNNGTYQNSIFYSRKLNLPIPQELILILSLNSTYSHLQASMSHKSFLYSSGITLFITVVFGFIFASVLNKFFTDYTNRGNYIEKLMDLNLRINNLNQKNKLYMEMASDGIHVLDKSGNIVAFSHSFAELLGYSEEEMSKLNMRDWEARLKPDEIAETMATFGTEAKKFETQHRRKDGSIIDVEINAKWIRTADGRYFYASSRDITDRIRLEKELHKLATTDALTQLPTRRVFMERLATEMERYHRKQCDAVTVIFIDLDNFKAINDTYGHGAGDKVLISVANILSDEIRKVDSVGRLGGEEFGLILTGTTAEMSVHFTNRIRKRIEESPVVLDHSVIHCTASMGITTINALDTDIDKILERADKALYSAKHHGRNRVEVFKELA; this is encoded by the coding sequence ATGCGCTTACATAAAAGCCTTCCAAAACTCATTTTTATCCTAATATCTTTTGGGGCGATCATTGTCGTAACCGAATTTTTAACAAGAGAGCTGCTATTCTCCGGTCAAACAGAGACCATAGCTTTAACCAACGCCAATCAAAAAACCAAAGAAAGAGAGAATTTACTCGCCAACTTCTTTACCGACTCTGAAAACACCATTAAAGCGATAAGAATGAGTCCGTCATTCAATCAGTTTCAACTCAACCCGAAAACGGGCAAACAGGATTTTGAACAATTGGCACTCTCCATCGCGGAAAGTCAGCAAGATATTATGAAAATCCGTTATATCGACAACCGCGGAATGGAAGTGGTCAGAATCGACAGAGACCAGCTTGGCGACCAAGCAAAAATTGTTGAAGCCAATAAGCTACAAAATAAGTCTCATCGTTACTTTTTCTATGACTCTATCGAGAAACAGCCCGATGAAATTTGGTTTTCAAACCTTGATTTGAATGAAGACAATGGCCGAGTTGAAATACCATACAAGCCCACACTGCGCGCAGTAATGCCCCTTTCTTATACGGACACCTTCTCCGGCATTTTAATCGTCAATTATTTTCTCCAGCCACTATTTGTAACCTTCGCCAATACGCCTTTATATAATTCAATACTGGTGGATAGCGACGGTGAAATTCTGCTTCACTATGACAACAGCAGAGAATGGAGCCGATACACTGGCAACGATAATATTTATAAAGATATTCCTGATTTTAAGGAGTTAGTGAACAACGGTACTTATCAAAATTCGATTTTTTACTCGAGAAAACTCAACCTGCCAATCCCTCAGGAATTAATTTTAATTCTTTCTCTCAATAGCACTTACTCACATTTGCAGGCATCAATGTCTCACAAGAGTTTTCTATATAGCTCGGGAATCACCTTGTTTATTACCGTTGTCTTTGGTTTCATTTTCGCCAGTGTATTAAATAAGTTTTTCACTGATTACACCAATCGTGGCAACTATATTGAGAAGTTGATGGATCTGAATTTACGAATCAATAACCTCAATCAGAAAAACAAACTCTATATGGAAATGGCGAGCGATGGCATACACGTCCTCGATAAAAGCGGCAACATCGTTGCTTTTAGTCATTCCTTTGCAGAATTGCTTGGCTACAGCGAAGAAGAGATGTCAAAGCTGAATATGCGCGACTGGGAAGCAAGATTAAAACCAGACGAAATTGCCGAGACTATGGCAACCTTTGGAACTGAAGCCAAAAAATTCGAAACCCAACATCGTAGAAAAGATGGAAGCATTATTGATGTAGAAATTAATGCCAAGTGGATTAGGACCGCTGACGGTCGCTATTTCTATGCATCTTCACGAGATATCACTGACCGCATACGTTTGGAAAAGGAACTCCACAAACTCGCCACTACAGACGCGCTAACCCAATTGCCAACACGCAGAGTATTTATGGAACGGCTAGCGACTGAGATGGAAAGATACCATCGCAAACAATGTGACGCTGTCACGGTTATTTTCATCGATTTAGACAACTTTAAGGCGATTAATGACACTTACGGTCACGGTGCAGGCGATAAGGTACTGATCTCGGTTGCTAATATTCTCAGTGACGAAATCCGTAAAGTTGACTCGGTGGGTCGTTTAGGCGGAGAAGAGTTTGGCCTGATACTAACCGGAACCACCGCCGAAATGTCGGTACACTTTACTAACCGCATACGCAAGCGGATAGAAGAGTCTCCGGTGGTATTAGATCACAGCGTCATTCACTGTACCGCCAGTATGGGCATTACTACCATTAATGCTCTGGATACAGACATTGATAAGATACTCGAACGTGCCGATAAAGCGCTTTACAGCGCCAAACATCACGGGCGTAACCGAGTAGAAGTCTTTAAAGAACTAGCTTAA
- a CDS encoding GGDEF domain-containing protein — translation MKLKPQFMLVTALVFIVTAGAVSWLVRTLAEGIIEQWAPRYITKQTLYDKSRTLQPILRELALSRQLATSNTIKQWAHSPQNESLQAIALDELENYRQNFQDKSYFVALLSNGHYYHNNALDEFRGKEFRYILDPSKQEDSWFYNLIEQKRDIHINVNPDVELGITKLWIDVLIKDGEDIFGMVGTGLDLTTFLNSVVDEVEPGIHSFFIDHSGAIQLHRDKAMIDYGSVMKAHTDHKTIDLIFDNKNDLDTIYQLMHQLESGDTQVVTTFVDMQGSRQLVGLVYLPEIDWYKITLIDLSIFLPVSHFTKIVVVFIGTLLIALMLMNLVLNRLVLNPISELDKALALFEKGQNPKSEITNRRRGELGRVINHFIQMAETVLQSKRDLELKVQERTVELERLTQIDPLTELYNRRGMAEQIEASLNRAERESLPLGLLWIDIDWFKDINDTYGHAAGDESLKAIAEVIRETIRSYDMAARWGGDEFLVLLVNVDENELAQLAERLCLQISRHEFSDSFSISVSIGGSMYVQGQDIDTLLQNADQALYKAKDNGRNCFYINQMKALSVNESNV, via the coding sequence ATGAAGTTAAAGCCTCAGTTTATGCTAGTTACTGCTTTGGTGTTTATCGTCACGGCTGGCGCAGTATCTTGGTTAGTTCGAACGCTTGCTGAAGGAATCATAGAGCAGTGGGCTCCGCGTTATATTACGAAGCAAACCCTTTACGATAAAAGCCGAACGCTGCAGCCAATCTTGCGTGAGCTGGCGCTTTCTCGTCAGCTTGCTACTTCTAATACCATTAAACAGTGGGCACATTCTCCTCAAAATGAATCTCTGCAAGCTATTGCGCTCGACGAGTTGGAAAACTATCGCCAGAATTTTCAGGACAAAAGCTATTTTGTCGCTTTGCTGAGTAATGGACACTATTACCACAACAACGCATTAGATGAGTTTCGCGGTAAAGAATTTCGCTACATATTGGACCCGAGCAAGCAAGAAGACAGCTGGTTTTACAACCTAATCGAACAGAAACGCGACATTCATATCAACGTAAACCCTGACGTTGAGCTCGGCATTACTAAGTTGTGGATTGATGTACTAATTAAAGATGGTGAAGATATCTTCGGTATGGTTGGGACGGGGTTGGATCTCACCACCTTTTTAAACAGTGTGGTTGATGAGGTGGAACCGGGTATACACAGCTTCTTTATTGACCACTCAGGAGCGATTCAGCTTCATCGTGATAAAGCGATGATTGATTATGGGTCAGTGATGAAGGCGCATACAGATCACAAGACGATTGATCTGATTTTTGATAATAAAAATGACTTGGATACCATTTACCAGTTGATGCACCAGTTAGAGTCTGGTGACACGCAAGTCGTTACCACTTTTGTTGATATGCAAGGTTCTCGTCAATTGGTGGGCTTGGTTTATCTGCCGGAAATCGACTGGTACAAAATAACCTTGATAGATCTGAGCATTTTCCTTCCTGTCTCTCACTTCACCAAGATCGTTGTCGTGTTTATAGGCACGCTATTGATTGCTCTGATGCTAATGAACTTGGTGCTAAATCGTTTGGTGTTAAACCCAATCAGCGAACTGGATAAAGCGTTGGCATTGTTTGAGAAAGGGCAGAATCCGAAGTCTGAAATTACCAATCGCAGAAGAGGTGAGTTGGGGCGAGTGATTAACCACTTTATTCAGATGGCTGAAACCGTTTTGCAATCGAAGCGAGATCTTGAACTTAAAGTACAAGAAAGAACCGTAGAGCTAGAACGGCTCACACAAATAGACCCATTAACAGAACTCTATAATCGACGCGGTATGGCCGAGCAGATTGAAGCGAGTCTGAATCGCGCTGAACGTGAAAGCCTTCCATTGGGTTTGTTGTGGATTGATATTGATTGGTTTAAAGATATCAATGATACCTACGGCCATGCGGCTGGAGATGAATCATTAAAAGCGATAGCGGAAGTCATTCGGGAAACCATACGGTCTTATGATATGGCTGCTCGCTGGGGAGGCGATGAGTTTCTCGTGCTGTTGGTCAATGTTGATGAGAATGAGCTGGCTCAGTTGGCGGAACGTTTATGTTTGCAAATCTCTCGCCATGAGTTCTCAGACAGCTTCTCAATCAGTGTGAGTATTGGCGGTTCTATGTACGTGCAAGGGCAAGATATCGACACTCTATTACAAAATGCCGACCAAGCGTTGTATAAAGCCAAAGATAACGGGAGAAACTGCTTTTATATCAATCAAATGAAAGCACTGAGTGTTAATGAAAGTAACGTTTAA
- a CDS encoding DUF1203 domain-containing protein — protein sequence MKTTNFIIKPIEKNIFVELLNWSEEQLAEVNARRLIADSKPGYPCRVSLKEAEVGERILLIAFKHHDVQSPYQASGPIFIRENAETAELEINEIPEILLERLLSVRAYNSKNLMICAETVQGAKLGNVIRGQLLNNEVTYLQIHNANPGCFNCNVYRA from the coding sequence ATGAAGACTACGAACTTTATAATTAAACCAATTGAGAAAAACATTTTTGTTGAACTACTAAATTGGAGTGAGGAACAACTCGCAGAAGTTAATGCTAGGAGGCTGATTGCAGATTCAAAACCAGGCTACCCTTGTCGGGTATCTTTAAAAGAGGCTGAAGTTGGAGAGAGAATTCTGCTCATCGCTTTTAAACATCATGATGTCCAATCACCATATCAAGCTTCAGGCCCTATTTTCATTCGTGAAAATGCTGAAACCGCCGAATTGGAAATTAACGAGATACCAGAAATATTATTAGAAAGGCTGTTATCAGTGAGGGCATATAATAGTAAAAACTTGATGATTTGCGCAGAAACCGTACAAGGTGCAAAACTGGGAAATGTTATCCGTGGCCAGCTTTTAAATAATGAGGTCACATACCTGCAAATTCATAATGCAAATCCTGGTTGCTTCAATTGCAATGTGTACAGAGCTTAA
- a CDS encoding universal stress protein — protein sequence MIFDRILIPIAPEQELNESLHQALHLSNKCSSQVTLLSVIKTLDEFKEIHHISGSALDILDEATQHYHNVLKAHIHELGKQYPNIKFATQIRIGIPFIEIIKEAKETNSSLIMIDSYRNTKKQACQRGSNTLNLMRKSEIPIWSVSKKPKVISNVVAAVDLTNQDYQDFNSKLISLAVEFCKTVGASLTCCHVWKLECEDFLKNWSGYSDIDIALLSQKLRNERMERLNSLLLPYVNNAVPIQVKLLEGEPRDVLPKYVSSNEIDLVILGSMSRAGISGFVMGNTAESMINQLGCSVITLKPDSFKSPVSQ from the coding sequence ATGATTTTTGATAGAATTTTGATCCCTATAGCCCCAGAACAAGAACTAAACGAATCCCTCCATCAGGCACTTCATTTGTCTAACAAATGTTCGTCGCAGGTAACTTTATTGTCCGTCATTAAAACTTTAGATGAGTTTAAAGAGATACATCATATCTCGGGATCCGCATTAGACATACTGGACGAAGCGACTCAGCATTACCACAACGTTTTAAAAGCACACATTCATGAACTGGGAAAGCAATACCCCAACATAAAGTTTGCTACGCAAATTCGCATAGGCATCCCTTTTATTGAAATTATTAAAGAAGCAAAAGAGACTAACTCCTCGCTGATTATGATTGATTCTTATCGCAATACTAAGAAGCAAGCGTGTCAAAGAGGCAGTAATACATTGAATTTAATGCGTAAATCTGAAATTCCTATTTGGTCTGTGAGCAAAAAGCCAAAGGTAATAAGCAACGTAGTGGCGGCGGTTGATTTGACGAACCAAGACTATCAAGATTTCAATTCAAAGCTTATATCTCTAGCCGTAGAGTTTTGTAAAACCGTTGGTGCTAGTCTTACCTGTTGTCATGTTTGGAAGCTTGAATGTGAAGATTTTCTTAAAAACTGGAGCGGCTATTCCGATATTGATATCGCTCTACTTTCGCAGAAATTGCGTAATGAAAGAATGGAAAGACTAAATTCGTTGTTACTTCCGTATGTTAACAACGCCGTACCAATACAGGTTAAATTACTTGAAGGGGAGCCGAGGGATGTATTGCCGAAGTATGTAAGTAGTAATGAGATAGATTTAGTTATTCTAGGTTCAATGTCTAGAGCTGGGATATCTGGCTTTGTGATGGGAAACACGGCTGAGTCTATGATTAACCAACTTGGATGCTCGGTTATAACTCTAAAACCAGATTCATTTAAATCACCTGTATCACAATGA
- a CDS encoding DUF1840 domain-containing protein, translating into MLVTFSCKNHANVTMFGEIAQEMIKMMGHSGTVPGAILAPNVPEALAHLKSALEQEKLRDLNIAETDDEDENENSEYTVSIIHRAYPLLELLNTAIEGKCNVMWESQ; encoded by the coding sequence ATGTTAGTAACATTTAGCTGTAAAAATCATGCAAATGTCACCATGTTTGGTGAAATTGCACAGGAAATGATAAAAATGATGGGGCATAGTGGGACTGTACCTGGTGCAATTTTGGCACCAAATGTTCCAGAGGCGTTAGCTCATCTAAAGAGCGCGCTTGAACAAGAAAAGCTACGAGATCTTAATATCGCTGAAACGGATGACGAAGATGAAAATGAAAACTCAGAGTACACCGTTTCGATTATTCACAGAGCTTATCCATTGCTTGAGTTACTAAATACAGCCATTGAGGGAAAATGTAACGTTATGTGGGAATCGCAATAA
- a CDS encoding DUF1127 domain-containing protein, with product MNNLEKHSKYWIEVQDQPPLSLGKNILLTIKRWHQNSVTRRHLKDLPDYLLDDLGIDKQLAKKETDKAFWE from the coding sequence ATGAATAACTTAGAAAAGCACAGTAAATACTGGATTGAAGTTCAAGATCAACCACCACTATCCTTAGGTAAGAATATCTTACTTACCATTAAGCGCTGGCACCAAAACTCAGTAACAAGAAGACACCTAAAAGATTTACCCGATTACCTTTTAGATGACCTAGGAATAGACAAGCAGCTTGCAAAAAAAGAAACAGATAAAGCATTCTGGGAATAG